The DNA window GCGGCTGCTGCAGGAGCACTATCCCTCGCAGCGGCACCGGCCCTGGTACGACCGGGAGGCCTTCCTCGGGCTCGCCCGGATTCGCGGCATCGAATGCCACGCGCGCTACGCCGAGGCGTTCGCCGTCACCAAACTCACTCTCGACCTGGGGGAATGAACCTTGCGCGTACTGCTGACCGGGCACCAGGGCTATCTGGGCACCGTCATGGCTCCCGTCCTCGCCGCCGCCGGGCACGAGGTCGTCGGCCTCGACGCCGGCCTGTTCGCCGACTGCGTGCTCGGGCCGACGCCCGCTGATCCGCCGGGACCCCGGGTGGACCTGCGCGACGTCACGGCCGAGCACGTGGCCGGGGTGGACGCGGTGATCCACCTGGCCGCGCTCTCCAACGACCCGCTGGGCTCGCTGGCGCCGGACCTCACCTACGACATCAACCACCACGCTTCCGTACGGCTCGCCCGGCTGGCCCGCGAGGCCGGGGTGCGGCGCTTCCTGTACGCGTCGACGTGCTCGGTGTACGGCGCCGCCGGCGGCGACGAGCTGGTGGCCGAGGACGCGCCGCTGCGGCCGGTCACGCCGTACGCGGAGTCCAAGGTGCGGGTGGAGGACGACCTGCACGCGCTGGCCGACGACGGGTTCAGCCCGGTGTACATGCGCAATGCCACGGCCTTCGGCTACTCCCCCAGGCTGCGCGCCGACATCGTGCTGAACAACCTGGTGGGCCACGCGCTGCTGTCCGGCGAGGTGCTCGTGCTGTCCGACGGCACCCCCTGGCGTCCGCTGGTGCACGCCGCCGACATCGCGCGGGCCTTCGCGGCGGCGCTGGTCGCGCCCCGGGAGGCGGTGCACGACCGGGCGTTCAACATCGGCAGCGAGGCCAACAACGTCACGGTCGCGGAGATCGCCGGGCAGGTCGCCGAGGCGGTGCCCGGCTCGAAGGTGCGGATCACCGGCGAGAACGGCGCCGACCCGCGCTCGTACCGGGTGGACTTCTCCCGGTTCCGCGCCGCGATTCCCGGCTTCGACTGCGAGTGGACGGTGAAGCGGGGGGCCCTTGAACTCGCCGACGCCTACCGGAAGTTCGACCTGACCAGGGAGGACTTCGAGCGACGCTTCACCCGTCTGGCCGTGCTGCGCGCGGCGTCCGAGGCCGGCGCGGTCGACGACACCCTGCGGTGGCGCCGGTGACCACGGCCGACGAGGAGAACGACGCGGTCGCCCGGGGGGCGCGCGCGGCCGGCGACCGGATGCACGAACTGGTGGAGCGGCTGTACCCGCTGTGCCGGAGCATCACGGGCGACGGTGTGCGCGCCACCCTGGACATCGTCGGCGAGTACATCCCGCTCCAGGTGCACGAGGTGCCGACCGGGGCGCGGGTGCTCGACTGGACGGTGCCGCAGGAGTGGAACATCCGGGACGCGTACATCGCCGACGGCTCCGGCCACCGGGTCGTCGACTTCGCCGCGTCCAGCCTGCACGTGCTCGGCTACAGCGTGCCGGTGGCGCGGACCATGCCGCTGGCCGAGCTGCGCGGGCATCTGCACACCCTGCCGGACCAGCCGTCCTGGGTGCCGTACCGCACCAGTTACTACAAGCCGGAGTGGGGGTTCTGTCTGGCGCAGGAGACCCTGGACGCGATGCCGGACGGCGAGTACGAGGTGTGCGTCGACTCCACCCTCGCCGACGGCCATCTCACCTACGCCGAGCACGTGGTGCCCGGGCAGGTGGCCGAGGAGGTGATCGTCTCCTGCCACGTCTGCCATCCGTCGCTGGCCAACGACAACCTGGCGGGCATCGCGGTGGCGACCTTCCTGGCCCGTGAGCTGGCGGAGCGGAACCCGTACTACACCTACCGGTTCCTGTTCGCGCCCGGCACCATCGGGGCGATCACCTGGCTGGCCCGCAACGCGGAGCGGGTGGACCGGGTCAAGCACGGACTCGTGCTGGCCTGCGCGGGAGACCGGGGCCAGCTGACGTACAAGCAGAGCCGGCGCGGCGACGCGGAGATCGACCGGGTGATGCGGCACGTCCTGGCCGCGTCCGAACGCCCGCACCACGTCAACGAGTTCACCCCGTACGGCTATGACGAGCGGCAGTTCTGCTCACCCGGGTTCGATCTCGGCGTGGGCTCGCTCACCCGGACCCCGTACGCCGGTTACCCCGAGTATCACACCTCTGCGGACAACCCGGACTTCGTCTCCCCGGAGGCGATGGCGGACACCCTCGCCGTCTGCCGCGAGGCGTTCGCCGTGCTCGACCGCAACCGGCGGTACGTCAACCTCAGCCCCTACGGCGAGCCGCAGTTGGGCCGGCGCGGGCTGTACGAGGCGCTCGGCGGGCGCAGCGACACCAAGCAGGCGCAGATGGCCATGCTCTGGGTGCTCAACCTCTCCGACGGCGGGCACAGCCTGCTGGACGTCGCCCAGCGGTCGGGGCTGCCGTTCGACACCGTCGCCGCGGCGGCCGACGCCCTGCGCGGCGCCGGGCTGATCAAGGCATGACGCCCATGGCCGCCGAAGGAGGGAATACGACGAAGCCACCGGCGGAGGCCGAGAGCACCCGCCCGGCCGCCCGGCGGGCCGTCGCGGGGCGGCTGTCCTGGGGGTTGGCCGACCAGGCGGCCTCCAGCGTGTCCAACTTCGCGGTGGGCATCTACGTCGCACGGTCGCTGGGGCTGACCGCCTTCGGTGTGTTCAGCCTGGCCTGGGTGACCTACGGCGTGGTGCTCAACGTCTCCCGCGGCCTCGCCACCGATCCGCTGGTGGTGCGCTTCAGCGGTGTTCAGGCCGCGTCCTGGCGCACGGCGGTGGCCCGGTCGTCGGGTACGGCGCTCGGCGTGGGCGCCGCCCTCGGCGCGGCGTCGCTGGTGTTCGGCCTCGCTCTCGGCGGCCGGGTGGGGGTCGCGTTCGCCTGCCTCGGTGTCGTACTGCCGGGGCTGCTGCTCCAGGACGCCTGGCGGTTCGCGTTCTTCGCCGCCGGTGCCGGGCGCAAGGCGTTCGTCAACGACATGGTGTGGGCGGTCGTGCTCGTCCCCGCCATGGTGGTGGCGGCCCGTGAGGGCAGCGTGGGCGCCTTCGTGCTCGCCTGGGGGGTGTCCGCCGCGGTGGCCGCGGTGTACGGCGTCGTCCAGTCCGGCATCCGGCCCCGGCCGGCCGGAGCACGCGAATGGCTGCGCGAGCACCACGACCTCGGCTCCCGGTACCTGGTCGAGAACGTCACCAACAGCGGTGCGAGCCAGCTGCGGGCGTACGGGCTCGGCGCGATCGTCGGGGTCGGCGCGGTGGGGGTGGTCCGGGGCGCGGAGCTGCTGCTCGGCCCGTTCCTCGCCGTGCTGATGGGGCTCTCCCTGGTCACCGTCGCGGAGGCGGCGCGGGTGCTGCGGCGGGCCCCGCACCGCCTCGCCGCGTTCTGTCTGCTGCTGGGCGGCGGACAGGCCGTCGCCGCGACGCTCTGGGGCGGGGCGCTGCTGCTCGTCCCGGACCGGCTCGGCAAGCTGGTGCTCGGCGGCGTCTGGCACTCCGCCTCCCAGCTCATCGTGCCGGTCACCCTCGGCGTCGCGGGCGCCGGGCTCGGCACCGGCGCGGCGGCCGGGCTGCGCGCGCTCGGCGCGGCCCGGCGCAGTCTGCGCAGCCAACTGATCGCCTCCGCCTGCTACGTCGTCGGCGGACTCGGTGGCGCCGCCGCGGCCGGCACGGCCGGCTCGGCCTGGGGCGTGGCCGCCGCCACCCTGGGCAGCTCGGCCGTGTGGTGGCTGCAGCTGCGTGCCGCCCTGCGCGAGCACCACCGGAATCCCATCCCCGAAGTGAGGACCTCATGACCGCCCGCCCCAGGCTGAGCATCGGCCTGCCCGTGTACAACGGCGAGGAGTACCTCGCCGAATCGCTCGAAGCCCTGCTCGGCCAGACCTACGAGGACTTCGAGCTGGTCATCTCCGACAACGCCTCGACCGACGGGACCCGGGACGTCTGCCGTACGTACGCCGCGCGGGACTCGCGCATCCGGTACATCCGGCTGCCCCGGAACATCGGCGCCGCACCGAACCACAACTACGTGTTCACCGAGTGCCGCGGCGAGCTGTTCAAGTGGGCCTCGCACGACGACCTGTACGCCCGGGACCTGCTGCGGCGCTGCGTGGAGGCGCTGGACGAGCGCCCCGAGGTGATCCTCGCCCACGCCGACCAGGCGGTCATCGACGGCGAGGGCCAGGTGAAGGTCCCGTACGAGTACGGGCTCGCCACCGCCTCCCCCCGCCCGCCGGAGCGCTTCCGCAGCATGCTGTTCGAGCCCGGCGGCGACGACTTCTACGGGGTGATGCGGGCCGACGTGCTGCGCCGGGTGAAGCCGCACGACAGCTACCACCACGCGGACCGCACGTTCGTCGCCGAGATCGGCCTGAACGGCCCCTTCCACCAGGTGCCGGAGCTGCTGTACTTCCGCCGGGACCACCCCACCCGCGCCGAGCGGGCGAACCCGTCCAAGCGCTCCCGGTGCGTCAACCTGGACCCGCGCCGGGCGGGCCCGCTGCACCCGACGCCCCGGCTGCTCGCCGAGTACGTCTGGGGCTTCGTCGCGGCGATCCGGCGGGCGCCGCTGTCCCCGGCCGACCGGCGCGCGTGCTACCGGCACCTGGCCGAGTGGGCGGGCAGCCGGGCCCGTCCCGGCGCCGGGGAGCGGGTCGAGGACCGCGCGCCGGTCGATCCGGCGCTGCTCACCGTCTCCCTCGACGCCATCGTCGCCGGGCGCGAGGGGAGGCGGGCGTGACTCCGGTGCGCGTCGGGGTGTTCGGCCTGCTCGGCTCCGGCAACCTCGGCAACGACGGCTCGCTGGAGGCCGTGCTCGGTTACCTCCGCGCCGAGCACCCGCAGGCGGCCGTGGACGCGCTGTGCGGCGGCCCCGAGACCGTCGCGGCCCGGTACGGCATCCCCGCGACGCGGCTGCACTGGTACCGCGGGGAGTACCGGACCGCCTCACGGGCGGGCGCGATCGTGGGGAAGGGTCTGGGCAAGCTCGTCGACGTCTTCCGCACCGCCGCCTGGGTGCGCCGGCACGACGTGGTGATCGTGCCGGGCATGGGCGTCCTGGAGGCCACGCTGCCGCTGCGGCCGTGGGGATTCCCGTACTCGCTGTTCCTGCTCTGCGCCTCGGGCCGGCTGCTCGGCACCCGGGTCGCACTGGTCGGGGTCGGCGCCGCCGCGATCCGCGAGCGGCCGACGCGGGCCCTGGTGCGCTGGTCGGCCCGGCTCGCCGCGTACCGGTCGTACCGGGATTCCCTCTCGCGCGACGCGATACGGGCGATGGGCGTGGACACCGCGCGCGACGAGGTCTACCCCGACCTCGCGTTCGCCCTGCCCACGCCACGGTCGGGCACGCCCTCGGGCCCGCCGGGCACGGTCTGCGTCGGCGTCATGGACTTCCACGGGAGCAACGACGACCGCGACCGCGCCGAGGAGATCCACCGGCGCTACGTCGAAGGGACGACCCGCTTCGTCCGCACGCTCGTCGGGGAGGGCAGACCGGTCCGGCTCCTGACCGGCGACGCGTGCGACGCGACGGTGGTCGCCGCGATCCTCGACGCGGTGGACTCGCCGCTGGTCACCGCCGCCGACGCGGCCTCGCTCACCGACCTGATGCAGGAGATGGCGGCGGCCGACACCGTGGTCGCCACCCGCTACCACAACCTGGTCTGCGCGCTGAAGGTCGGAACTCCGACGCTCGCGCTGGGCTACGCGGCGAAGAGCGACGCCCTCATGGACCGGATGGGCCTGGCCGTGTACTGCCACCCGGCGCGCGAGGTCGACGCCGACCGGCTGCTCGAACAGTTCCGGGCCCTGGAGAAGCGGTCGGCCGAGCTGCGGCAGACCCTCACCGAGCGGAACCTCGCCGCCGCCCTGCGCCTCCAGCACCAGTTCGACGCCCTGACCGCGGCCCTGTTCCCGGGGGCCGCCCACACCCACGCACCCGCGTATC is part of the Streptomyces sp. P9-A4 genome and encodes:
- a CDS encoding NAD-dependent epimerase/dehydratase family protein — translated: MRVLLTGHQGYLGTVMAPVLAAAGHEVVGLDAGLFADCVLGPTPADPPGPRVDLRDVTAEHVAGVDAVIHLAALSNDPLGSLAPDLTYDINHHASVRLARLAREAGVRRFLYASTCSVYGAAGGDELVAEDAPLRPVTPYAESKVRVEDDLHALADDGFSPVYMRNATAFGYSPRLRADIVLNNLVGHALLSGEVLVLSDGTPWRPLVHAADIARAFAAALVAPREAVHDRAFNIGSEANNVTVAEIAGQVAEAVPGSKVRITGENGADPRSYRVDFSRFRAAIPGFDCEWTVKRGALELADAYRKFDLTREDFERRFTRLAVLRAASEAGAVDDTLRWRR
- a CDS encoding DUF4910 domain-containing protein — translated: MHELVERLYPLCRSITGDGVRATLDIVGEYIPLQVHEVPTGARVLDWTVPQEWNIRDAYIADGSGHRVVDFAASSLHVLGYSVPVARTMPLAELRGHLHTLPDQPSWVPYRTSYYKPEWGFCLAQETLDAMPDGEYEVCVDSTLADGHLTYAEHVVPGQVAEEVIVSCHVCHPSLANDNLAGIAVATFLARELAERNPYYTYRFLFAPGTIGAITWLARNAERVDRVKHGLVLACAGDRGQLTYKQSRRGDAEIDRVMRHVLAASERPHHVNEFTPYGYDERQFCSPGFDLGVGSLTRTPYAGYPEYHTSADNPDFVSPEAMADTLAVCREAFAVLDRNRRYVNLSPYGEPQLGRRGLYEALGGRSDTKQAQMAMLWVLNLSDGGHSLLDVAQRSGLPFDTVAAAADALRGAGLIKA
- a CDS encoding glycosyltransferase family 2 protein, with product MTARPRLSIGLPVYNGEEYLAESLEALLGQTYEDFELVISDNASTDGTRDVCRTYAARDSRIRYIRLPRNIGAAPNHNYVFTECRGELFKWASHDDLYARDLLRRCVEALDERPEVILAHADQAVIDGEGQVKVPYEYGLATASPRPPERFRSMLFEPGGDDFYGVMRADVLRRVKPHDSYHHADRTFVAEIGLNGPFHQVPELLYFRRDHPTRAERANPSKRSRCVNLDPRRAGPLHPTPRLLAEYVWGFVAAIRRAPLSPADRRACYRHLAEWAGSRARPGAGERVEDRAPVDPALLTVSLDAIVAGREGRRA
- a CDS encoding polysaccharide pyruvyl transferase family protein, whose protein sequence is MTPVRVGVFGLLGSGNLGNDGSLEAVLGYLRAEHPQAAVDALCGGPETVAARYGIPATRLHWYRGEYRTASRAGAIVGKGLGKLVDVFRTAAWVRRHDVVIVPGMGVLEATLPLRPWGFPYSLFLLCASGRLLGTRVALVGVGAAAIRERPTRALVRWSARLAAYRSYRDSLSRDAIRAMGVDTARDEVYPDLAFALPTPRSGTPSGPPGTVCVGVMDFHGSNDDRDRAEEIHRRYVEGTTRFVRTLVGEGRPVRLLTGDACDATVVAAILDAVDSPLVTAADAASLTDLMQEMAAADTVVATRYHNLVCALKVGTPTLALGYAAKSDALMDRMGLAVYCHPAREVDADRLLEQFRALEKRSAELRQTLTERNLAAALRLQHQFDALTAALFPGAAHTHAPAYREAP